From Acidimicrobiia bacterium, a single genomic window includes:
- the hflX gene encoding GTPase HflX, whose amino-acid sequence MRGLLVSLIERAFREKIVLVGVTLPPRRVEDTEAGLDELSQLVDTAGADEVARLLQRRSAPDPPTYIGKGKVEELREIALETDCDTVVFDNELTPAQQRNLEKLLGRTAIDRTAVILDIFAQNAHSQEGKAQVELALLRYRLPRIRGKGLALSQQGGGASAGGARIGTRGPGETQLEVDRRRIQRRIHKLEAELRELDKHRATQRKSQHRSRTQRVAIVGYTNAGKSTLLNQLTDAGVLVEDRLFATLDATTRRLDLPGGEKVLLTDTVGFIRNLPHQLVQAFTSTLSVAADADLLVHVVDASALDIDGNIRAVRTVLREIEADEVPVLYAFNKADRAPADAARLAAAHEGAVAFSATTGEGVEGLLLTMAARLRALTNVVELLIPYDRGDVLAKVHREGEVLSEAADDDAMRLRVRFDDASLGHFSAFLVRS is encoded by the coding sequence CTGCGAGGCCTGCTCGTGTCGCTGATTGAACGCGCCTTTCGGGAGAAGATCGTCCTGGTGGGGGTCACCCTGCCACCACGACGAGTGGAGGACACCGAAGCCGGTCTCGACGAACTCTCTCAACTCGTGGACACCGCCGGGGCTGATGAGGTGGCTCGCCTCCTGCAGCGCCGGTCCGCTCCCGATCCGCCCACCTACATCGGCAAGGGCAAGGTGGAGGAACTCCGGGAGATCGCTCTCGAAACAGACTGCGACACCGTGGTCTTCGACAACGAACTGACCCCCGCCCAGCAGCGGAATCTCGAAAAGCTCCTCGGGCGCACCGCCATCGACCGCACTGCGGTGATTCTCGACATCTTCGCCCAGAACGCGCACAGCCAGGAAGGCAAGGCGCAGGTGGAACTGGCCCTGCTGCGATATCGACTGCCACGCATTCGGGGCAAGGGATTGGCGCTGTCCCAGCAAGGGGGTGGCGCGTCGGCGGGCGGTGCCCGGATCGGCACGCGCGGCCCGGGGGAGACCCAGCTGGAGGTGGATCGGCGTCGGATCCAACGGCGCATTCACAAGCTCGAAGCCGAGTTGCGGGAACTGGATAAGCACCGGGCCACGCAGCGGAAGTCGCAGCACCGCAGCCGCACCCAGCGGGTGGCCATCGTGGGCTACACCAACGCCGGTAAGTCCACTCTGTTGAATCAACTCACCGATGCCGGGGTACTGGTGGAGGACCGCCTCTTCGCCACCCTGGATGCCACGACGCGCCGGCTCGACCTGCCCGGGGGAGAGAAGGTGTTGCTCACCGACACCGTGGGTTTCATTCGCAACCTGCCCCATCAGTTGGTGCAGGCCTTCACGTCCACCCTTTCGGTGGCCGCCGATGCCGATCTCCTCGTCCACGTGGTCGATGCCTCGGCGCTGGACATCGACGGCAACATCAGGGCGGTGCGCACTGTCCTTCGCGAGATCGAGGCCGATGAGGTGCCGGTGCTCTACGCCTTCAACAAGGCCGACCGGGCCCCGGCCGATGCCGCTCGCCTCGCGGCGGCCCACGAGGGTGCGGTGGCCTTTAGTGCCACCACCGGCGAGGGCGTGGAAGGTTTGCTCCTCACCATGGCCGCCCGGTTGCGGGCGCTGACCAACGTGGTGGAGTTGCTCATCCCCTACGACCGCGGCGACGTGCTGGCCAAGGTCCACCGGGAAGGGGAGGTCCTGAGCGAAGCCGCCGATGATGACGCGATGCGTCTCCGGGTGCGTTTCGACGATGCCTCCCTCGGTCACTTTTCGGCCTTTTTGGTGCGCTCATGA
- a CDS encoding succinyldiaminopimelate transaminase, which yields MTEPFLPPPYPYDRLDELKGYAAHHDGGLIDLSIGTPGDPPVASVIEALARSGAERGYPPSIGTLAYRTAAAGWMARRLGVEVDPSGVAACVGSKELVAGLPQWLRLRRPDRDTVLYPAISYPTYAMGATLAGCRAVPYRSLADISPADADRALCLWVNGPANPTGELVDLGAAAAWGRHRNVPVLSDECYIEFTWEGPPRTILEHGAEGVLAVHSLSKRSNLAGVRAGFYVGDADLVRYLSELRKHAGFMVPGPVQAAAVAAWADDVHVDDQRRRYWGRLEQLAAALGSIGIETPLPAGAFYLWSPAPDGDAWALARLLADRGGVLVSPGEFYGPDGATFIRLAAVQSDEQIARVVERLGHLR from the coding sequence ATGACCGAGCCGTTTCTTCCCCCGCCGTATCCCTACGACCGGCTCGACGAACTGAAGGGGTACGCCGCCCACCACGACGGTGGTCTCATCGACCTGTCGATCGGCACCCCGGGTGATCCCCCGGTGGCCTCGGTGATCGAAGCGCTCGCCCGGTCCGGGGCGGAGCGGGGCTATCCGCCGTCCATCGGTACGCTGGCTTACCGCACCGCGGCGGCGGGATGGATGGCGCGTCGCCTGGGCGTGGAGGTGGACCCGTCGGGGGTGGCGGCTTGTGTGGGCAGCAAGGAACTGGTGGCGGGTCTGCCCCAGTGGCTCCGTCTCCGTCGCCCCGATCGCGACACTGTCTTGTATCCGGCGATCAGTTATCCCACCTATGCCATGGGGGCCACCCTGGCGGGGTGTCGCGCCGTGCCGTATCGCAGCCTGGCCGACATCAGCCCGGCCGACGCCGATCGAGCGCTGTGCCTTTGGGTCAATGGGCCTGCCAACCCCACCGGGGAACTCGTCGATCTGGGGGCGGCGGCGGCGTGGGGTCGCCACCGGAATGTGCCGGTGCTGTCCGACGAGTGCTACATAGAGTTCACCTGGGAAGGGCCGCCCCGCACCATTCTCGAGCACGGTGCCGAAGGGGTCTTGGCGGTGCACTCGCTGTCGAAACGGTCGAACCTGGCCGGGGTGCGCGCCGGGTTCTACGTGGGCGACGCCGACCTGGTGCGCTATCTCTCCGAACTCCGCAAACACGCGGGGTTTATGGTGCCCGGCCCGGTGCAGGCGGCGGCGGTGGCAGCGTGGGCCGATGACGTTCATGTGGATGATCAGCGGCGCCGCTACTGGGGCCGGCTCGAACAACTCGCCGCCGCTCTTGGGTCCATCGGCATCGAAACGCCCCTGCCCGCCGGGGCGTTTTACCTGTGGAGCCCTGCCCCCGATGGGGATGCCTGGGCCCTGGCTCGCCTCCTCGCCGACCGCGGGGGCGTGCTGGTATCGCCGGGAGAGTTCTATGGTCCCGATGGCGCCACCTTTATCCGTTTGGCGGCGGTGCAGTCCGATGAGCAGATCGCTCGCGTGGTCGAGCGTCTAGGGCATCTCCGCTAG
- the dapF gene encoding diaminopimelate epimerase: protein MQLTKHHGLGNDFLVVIDLAAAHPVGPEMAIALCDRRTGIGADGLLWVTDGHGDADVTMRLLNADGSSAEMSGNGIRCLAQAVFQAGLVAPPVVKVATDAGVRTVRVLSHSDPDLHRMSVEMGLAQVGEETPEWVEGQVLRAVRVELGNPHIVLLWGGTELPDRDELITLGSPIDHSTPGGANVEIFRPRADGLAAVVYERGVGPTLSCGTGSCAVAAAAQQWGITGAHTSVHMPGGALEITLGEPVLLTGDTRSVATIETPWP, encoded by the coding sequence ATGCAACTCACCAAGCACCACGGGCTGGGTAACGACTTTCTGGTCGTGATCGACCTCGCCGCCGCGCACCCGGTGGGGCCGGAAATGGCGATCGCGCTGTGCGACCGGCGCACCGGCATCGGGGCCGATGGGTTGCTGTGGGTCACCGACGGTCATGGCGATGCCGATGTGACCATGCGCTTACTGAATGCCGACGGTTCATCGGCCGAGATGAGCGGTAACGGCATCCGCTGTTTGGCGCAGGCGGTGTTTCAGGCTGGTTTGGTGGCGCCGCCGGTTGTGAAGGTGGCCACCGATGCGGGAGTGCGCACCGTGCGGGTCCTGTCTCATTCCGATCCCGACCTCCACCGGATGAGCGTGGAGATGGGGTTGGCTCAGGTGGGGGAGGAAACCCCCGAGTGGGTGGAGGGCCAGGTGCTTCGCGCCGTTCGCGTGGAGCTGGGGAACCCGCACATCGTGCTGCTGTGGGGCGGCACCGAACTACCCGATCGTGATGAGTTGATCACCCTGGGGTCCCCCATCGATCACTCCACGCCCGGCGGAGCCAACGTGGAGATCTTCCGGCCCCGGGCTGACGGGCTCGCCGCAGTGGTGTACGAGCGAGGGGTGGGCCCCACCTTGTCTTGCGGCACCGGATCCTGCGCCGTGGCCGCGGCGGCCCAGCAGTGGGGCATCACCGGGGCGCACACCTCCGTACATATGCCCGGCGGTGCCCTGGAGATCACCCTCGGCGAGCCCGTCTTGCTCACCGGCGACACCCGCTCGGTCGCCACCATCGAAACCCCGTGGCCGTGA
- the dapD gene encoding 2,3,4,5-tetrahydropyridine-2,6-dicarboxylate N-succinyltransferase, whose translation MSTTDLASGGARAVGLATHTPHGGVLDTWFPHPERTESENTAGTEVLTADAAIAALGEAAGDALGPDAGRNVKIVAVHTTIAALSDPPVDTHDVYLRLHLLSHRLVRPNSINLTGIFALLPTVAWTQLGPVAIDELAAAQLRARASGTALYIHSLDKFPPMANYVTPAGVRVADASRVRLGAHLAEGTTVMHEGYVNFNAGTLGTAMVEGRISQGVVVGDQSDIGGGASIMGTLSGGGTEVVQIGERCLLGANSGIGISLGDECIVEAGLYITAGTRVTLPDGQVVKARQLSGRSGLLFIRNSVSGSVEARARSGGPIPLNMDLHGHN comes from the coding sequence ATGAGTACAACCGACCTCGCCTCTGGTGGCGCCCGCGCCGTTGGGCTAGCCACCCACACCCCCCACGGCGGGGTGCTTGACACCTGGTTCCCGCACCCTGAGCGCACCGAAAGCGAAAACACGGCCGGCACCGAGGTGCTCACCGCCGACGCCGCAATCGCCGCTCTGGGCGAGGCCGCCGGTGACGCCCTCGGCCCCGATGCCGGTCGCAACGTGAAGATCGTGGCCGTGCACACCACCATCGCGGCGCTGTCGGATCCGCCGGTGGACACCCACGATGTCTACCTCCGTCTCCACCTTCTCTCCCACCGACTGGTGCGCCCGAACAGCATCAACCTCACCGGCATCTTCGCGCTGCTACCGACAGTGGCCTGGACTCAACTCGGCCCAGTGGCGATCGACGAACTCGCCGCTGCCCAACTCCGGGCCCGAGCGTCGGGCACGGCGTTGTACATACATTCCCTCGACAAGTTTCCGCCGATGGCCAACTACGTAACTCCCGCCGGGGTGCGCGTGGCGGACGCATCCCGGGTGCGCCTCGGGGCCCACCTCGCCGAGGGCACCACCGTGATGCATGAGGGTTACGTGAACTTCAACGCCGGAACCCTGGGCACGGCCATGGTGGAAGGCCGCATCAGCCAGGGGGTGGTGGTGGGCGACCAGTCCGACATCGGCGGCGGTGCCTCCATCATGGGCACCCTCTCCGGGGGCGGTACCGAGGTGGTGCAGATCGGCGAACGCTGTCTACTCGGGGCCAACAGCGGCATCGGTATCTCGCTGGGTGACGAGTGCATCGTGGAGGCCGGCCTCTACATCACCGCCGGCACCCGCGTCACCCTTCCCGATGGTCAGGTGGTGAAAGCCCGCCAGTTGAGCGGGCGCTCCGGACTGCTGTTCATTCGCAACAGTGTCAGCGGTAGCGTGGAAGCCCGAGCCCGCTCAGGAGGGCCAATCCCTCTCAACATGGATTTGCATGGCCACAACTGA